The Erythrobacter sp. genome segment GAGTTCGGGCCGACGCTGCATTCCCAGCTTCTTCATCAGGCCCCAGCTCGGCGTATTCCCTGCAACGGTCAAAGCGACGACGTCATCCGCGCCGAAGCGGCTGAACGCCAGGTCCAGCGCGGCGCTCGCCGCTTCCTTTGCAAAGCCCTGGCCCCAGGAATCCTCGCGAAAGCGCCAGCCGACTTCCATCATGCCGGTGACGGTGCTCCCCGGCGCATCGGCTCGCTTCAATCCGCACATCCCGAGCATTTCGTGCGACAAGTGGCCACCGTCGGCCTTGCGTTCGACCAGCCAGAAACAGAAGCCGTTGGCCGCCTGGCATGTCTCGATCCGCGCAATCTGCGCAGCGCGCCCCTCTTCACCCAGCAACCCGCCAAGCCAGCGCATGACATTGGGCGTATCGGTCACGCGCCACTGCTCCGCCCAGTCTTCCGGGCGCCAGTCGCGCAGGATCAGGCGCTGCGTCTCGTGGCGGAATTCAGCCATTCAGCAGTCGCGCCGCGACGGGCGCGTGGTAGGTCAGCACCCCTGAACATCCAGCGCGCTTGAAGCCGATCAGCTTTTCCATCAGCAGCGCGTTCCGGTCCGCGACACCCGCCGCCGCGCCCGCTTCGATCAGTGCATATTCGCCGCTCACCTGATAGGCATAAACGGGGACTTCGAAGCGTTGCTTCACTCGCCAGACGATGTCGAGATAGGCGAGACCGGGCTTCACCATCACGCTATCCGCACCCTCGGCAATATCCAGCGCCACTTCGGCCAGCGCTTCCTCGCCATTGGCCGGGTCCATCTGGTAGGTCTTCTTGTCGCCCTTGAGCAGCCCGCCCGATCCCACCGCATCGCGGAACGGGCCATAGAAAGCGGAGGCGTATTTGGCGGCATAGGCCATGATCTGGACATTGTGGTGCCCGCCCATTTCCAGCGCCATGCGGATCGCCCTGACCCGTCCGTCCATCATGTCCGAGGGGGCAATGATATCCGCGCCCGCTTCGGCCTGGTTGACCGCCTGGTCGACCAGCATGGCCACGGTATCGTCGTTCGCCACATAACCGTGCGCGTCGAGCAGACCGTCCTGCCCGTGGCTGGTATAGGGATCGAGAGCCACGTCGGTGAGTACGCCCAGATCGTTGCCGCAGGCCTGCTTGATCGCACGGATCGCGCGGCACATCAGGTTGTCGGGATTGAGCGCTTCGGCCCCGTCATCGCTGCGCAGATTCCCTTGCGTGTTGGGGAACAGGGCAATGCAGGGAATCCCCAGCCCCACGGCCTCTTTCGCCCGCACCACTATTAGGTCCACCGACCAGCGCGAGACGCCCGGCAGGCTGGCAACCGGCTCCTCGACGCCGCTTCCATCGGTGACGAACAGCGGCCAGATCAGATCGGCAGGCGTCAGCAGCGTTTCGCGCACCATCGCGCGGCTCCAGCTATGGGCGCGGGTGCGTCGGAGGCGGGTGTTGGGATAGCTTCGGTTCATGCGCGCAAGTCCTGCCGCAAAAGGCGGCGGCGGGCAATGTTGCGCTAGAAAGTCAGTCGACGCGCTGGCGGTTCTCGATCCGGTCGATCTCGCGCACCGGCGCTTCGTTCATCGACGGATCGGGCGGCAGGTCGGCCAGAGCCGCGCCCGCTTCGACCATTTGCAGCCGCAGCAATTGCTGCCGGAAATTCGCCATCTGCTCAGGGCTGAGCTGCGCGCGGGTGACGAAGCGCACGGTCGAAGGATCGATCGTCTGTCCGTTGCGATACATTTCGTAATGCAGGTGCGGGCCAGTCGAGAGGCCGGTGGAGCCTACATAACCGATCACCTGCCCGCGCCGCACCTGTTCGCCGTTGCGCACCGCGATGCGGCTCATATGGGCATAGCCGGTCGACAGATTGCCCTCGTGGCGGATGCGCACGAAATTGCCGTAGCCGCCGTTGCGCCCGGCATAGTTCACCGTGCCATCGGTGGCAGCGTAGATGGGGGTGCCGTGGCTGGCGCGGAAATCGAGGCCCGAATGCATCCGCCGGTAGCCGAGGATCGGATGGCGGCGCATGCCGTAGCGCGAACTGATCGCGCCGGAGACCGGAGCGATCAGCCCTTCTCGCCGGGTGCCTTCGCCGCGCGCATCGAAGAACTGCCCCTCGCGCCCGAAACGCATCAGCTGCACCTGCGGGCGGTCATTGCGGATCACGGCGGCATAGAGCAGGTCGCCGACTTCGATTTCGCCGGTGGCGGCACGGCGATAGTCGATGATCATGTCGAACTCGTCACCCGCGACGATGTCGTTGTCGATATCGAACTCCTGCCCGACTGTGCGCAGGAACTGTTGCACCGCGCTGGGCGGCGCGCCGACGGCGCGGGCGGAGCGGTAGAGGCTGTCCCCCACCGTGCCGCGCACTCTGAGCGGAGTGGCATCGACCATGATCGGGCGCGGATCGAGCACCAGCCGCCCGCCCTGCCGTTCCACCACTAGTTGCAGATCGAACCGGGCGCGGAACGACAGTGCATCGACGGGGCGCGGCGTGTTCGCAGATGTGCGGCGGCCAAGCGTGATATCGACTTGCGTGCCCGGATCGATGTCCGAAATGGGCACTGCCGAAGCGATCATCCTGGCGATCTGGTTCGCTTCGTCACCCCCCACGCCCGCGCGCTGGAGCATCCGGTCGAACCCGTCCCCTTGTGCCAGCGTCGCAACCAGCGCGAGGCTTGGCCTTTCAGGCGCGCTTTCGAGCTCAGCCACGGCAAAGGTCGCACCCATGCGCCGTCCGCTATCCGCGCCCAAGGCCAGCGGCATGATCATCTGGCTGCGGAATTCGTCTCGCACATGGTCGTCGATCCGCATCGCGGGTGCGGCTTCTACGGGCGAGAATCCCGGCCAGGCACCGATGGCCAGCGCCGAAAGCCCGATCAGCGTCGCCACTCCGCGCAGCCAGCGGCGCGAGCCGATGTCGCGGGCAAGGTCCGGAGCGATATCTATCGAAGACAACGCGGAGGAGGCGCGGCTGCGCCATTCGCCAAGCCGGCTGGAAACCGAAGATACCCGGGTAATCCGCCGTTTTCCTGAAATGTGAGGCCCGGAAGATTCCGCCGCTGGTTCAATCGCCTGGGCGTGCGAAAGCGCGGCAGGCGGAAAGTCCCCTCCGGCAAAGCCGTCTTCCCCGCACTGGCGATCCTTGAACAAACGCGCCCTCCTTGCAGCCGCGCGCGAGAGTTCCCTTAAGCCTCAGGAACGGCGCGACCCTGTCCTGGTCAGCGTAATTGCCCGTATTCCTGCCCGGTCAAAGTAAATATGCGCTTAATGGCGACCAATCGAGTCCTGCGCGCGACGACCTGCGGGAACCGCCAGCGAATCCCTCCGCGCAGTCGCATACAGTTGCGCATGGGGCGGTGAAGCCCCATGAATCAGCTATCGTGATCCAGTCTTCCCCCGACAGCTCTCCCTCGGACAGGAATGTCCGCGCCGTGCTTGGCCCGACGAACACCGGCAAGACCCATCTCGCCATCGAGCGGATGTGTGGCCATGCCTCCGGCGCGATCGGCTTTCCGCTGCGGCTGCTGGCGCGCGAAGTCTATGACAAGGTCTGCGCGATCAAGGGCGAGGCGGCCTGCGCACTGATTACCGGCGAGGAGCGGATCGAGCCGCCGAACGCACGCTATTTTCTCTGCACCGCCGAGGCCATGCCGCCAGATGGGGGCGGGCGTGCATTCGTCGCGCTGGACGAAGCGCAACTCGCCGCCGGCCGCGAGCGCGGGCACATCTTCACCGACCGGCTGCTGCACGCGCGCGGGCGGGATGAGACGATGCTGCTCGGCTCCGCCACGCTCGAACCGATGGTGCGCAAGCTGCTGCCGCGCGCGCAGATCGAAGGGAGACCGCGCTTCTCCACGCTCAGCCACGCCGGGGCCTGCAAACTCTCACGCCTGCCGCCGCGCAGCGCCATCGTCGCCTTCTCGGTGGAGCAGGTGTACCAGGTCGCCGAATTGCTGCGCCGTTTCCGCGGCGGGGCGGCGGTGGTGATGGGGGCGCTCAGTCCGCAGACGCGCAACCGGCAGGTTGAACTGTTCCAGTCGGGCGAGGTCGATTACATCGTCGCTACCGATGCCATCGGCATGGGGCTCAATCTCGATGTCCATCACGTGGCCTTCGCCGGGCTGTCGAAGTTCGACGGAGTGCGCCAGCGGCGGCTGACTCCGGCGGAAATGGCGCAAATCGCCGGGCGCGCGGGGCGGCACCAGACCGATGGCACTTTCGGCACGGTATCGGGTGCAGGGCGCGGGGGCGCACCGCTCGAGTTCACCGAGGAAGAGGTCTATGCGATCGAGCAGCACCGCTTCGCTCCGCTCACCCACCTGTTCTGGCGCAATCCCGCTCCACGCTTCGACTCGCTGGAGCGGCTGGTAGCCGATCTGGAAGCAAGACCGCAGCGGGACGGACTGGTGCCGGCCCCCGAAGCCATCGATCTTACGGTGCTCAAGCGGCTGGCCGAGCAGCCAGAGATCGTCGATGGCGTCACGACACCGGGGCAGGTGCAGCGCTTCTGGGAAGTCTGCCAGTTGCCCGATTTCCGCCAATTGGGCGCAGACAACCATGCCCGCTTCGTCGCGCGATTGTGGGAGGACATGCGCCACGGCCATATCGGCGCGGATTATGTTTCCGCGCGGGTGGCAGAACTTGGCAACACTTCAGGCGATATCGACACATTGCAAGGGCGGCTCTTGGCGATTCGCAGCTGGGCCTATATCTGCCAGCGGCCCGACTGGGTGCTGGCGCGCGACGAAATGGCCGCCCGCGCCCGCGCGGCAGAGGCGCGGTTGTCCGATGCGCTGCACCAGAAGCTGACCGAACGTTTCGTCAATCGGCGAACCGCTGTATTGATGAAGGGAATGGGAAAGGATGCCGGGCTCTTGCGCGTGAATTTGGAACAGGATGGCCGGGTGACGGTCGAAGGCCAGGCGATCGGCCATCTCGAGGGATTCCGCTTCGTGGTCGATGCCGATGCCAGCCAGGAAGACCGCAAGCTGATGCTGGCGGCGGCGGAAAAGCACATGCCCGCGCTGCTCGCGATCAAGGCCAACAGCCTGATCGCCGATGCGCTGGGCGAACTGACGATTGCCGATGGCGCAGTCATGCGCGGCGAGCAGAAAGTCGCCACGCTGGAAAAGGGCAAGAGCGTTACTGCGCCGCGAATCGTGATGGCAAAGGAACTGGGCCAGCTCGATCCGGCGGCGCTGGCGCGGATGACCGAAGCCTTGGCGGTCTGGCTCGAAGCGCAATTGGCCCCGCTCGCCCCGCTGAAGGCCCTGGAAGAGGCGGCGGAGGATCCCGAAGCCGGGAGCGAAGTGCGCGCGCTGCTACTCACCCTTGTGGCGCGCAACGGCACCGTGAAGCGCGAGGATGCTGGTCTGGCGCATGTGCCCAAAGAAAAACGCCCGTTCCTGCGCAAGCTCGGCGTCTCGATCGGCTCGCTCGACGTCTACGTGCCCGCGCTGCTCAAGCCCGCGCCGCGCCTGTTGCTGCACGCGCTGGCGCTGGACCGGCGCGATGTGCAGCCGGGGATGGTCGCGGTGATCGAAGCCAGCGAGCGCCCGCACGCAGGCTACCGCCGCGCTGGGACCCAGGCGATCCGGCTCGACATGGCCGAGCGACTGTTCCGCGCTGCGCACGAAAGCCGCGCGAAATCGGCGCGGGACACAGGCGCGAAGGGCTTCCCGGTCGATCTGGCTCTGCCGACCAGCATGGGCCTGTCGCCGGACTCTTTCCGCAGCCTGATGAAGGACGCTGGCTTCCGTCCCGGGCAGGCGGAGGAAATGCCCGAAGGCGTCTACGGCCCGCCGCGCCCGCTACCGTGGACCTGGCGCGCCCCGCGCAAGGACAGCGCCCAGGCACGCCCTGCTCGCCCGCCGCGCAGGGAAAGACCGAAGACCGACAAGCCCCGTGGGGAGCAATCCACCGGCGAAAAGCCGAGGCAGCCTCGCGGCGACCGGAAACCCCACGGCAAAGGCAAGTCGCAAAGTGATGCCAAGCCGCAGGGCGGAGAACGGCGAGGACCGCCGCCCGAGCGTCGCGAACCGCGCGATCCTCGCCCGCCCGCGTACCGGCCCGCGACCGGCAAGGCGCTGGCCGGATTGGCCGACCTGTTCAAGCGCTGAGGTCTCGCCCCGACAATGCGGATCGACCTGCTGCTGTGCCGCCTGCGCTTCGCCAAAAGCCGCTCGGTGGCGCAGCGCTGGATCGCCGAGGGGCATATGCGCTGCAACGGCGCGCGGGTCACGCGCAGTGGCTTGACGGTGGCCGCCGGTGATGTGCTCACTCTGCCGATGGGCCAGAGCGTCAAAGTGATTGCCGTAGATATGCTCCCCGAACGGCGTGGCCCCGCCAGCGAAGCGCGGTTGCATTATCGGGAACTTGACGCTGGCAATCCATTCGCCATAGGACCAGCAGACCAACAGAAGGGACTTTCGCCGCCATGACCTATGTCGTCACCGACGCCTGCATCAAATGCAAATATACCGATTGCGTCGAGGTCTGCCCGGTGGATTGCTTCTATGAAGGCGAGAACATGCTCGTCATCAACCCCAGCGAATGTATCGACTGCGGCGTCTGCGAGCCCGAATGCCCCGCCGAGGCGATTCTGCCCGATACCGAAGGCGGGCTGGAAAAGTGGCTGGAACTGAACACGAAGTTCTCCGCCGAATGGCCGAACATTACCGAGAAGAAAGAACCGCCTGCCGACGCCGACGAGCACAAGGGCGAAGAAGGGAAGTTCGAAGCCTATTTCTCCGAAGCGCCGGGTGAAGGCGACTGAGCTTCCCGCTTGCGATAGGTAATTCGAGAAATTTTTGAACCCTTGGCCTCCTGCCGCGTTGGCAGGCCATGGGCTTTACCGATGATCTGAAACGCGCCTGGACTGCGGGCGGGCGTGACAATATCTCGATTCTGGCAGCGGGGATTTCCTACTACGTTTTCCTCGCGATCGTCCCCCTGCTGGCCGCGGCAGTGCTGGGCTACGGGCTGGTGGCCGACCCCGAACTGGTGGCGCAGCATATCGCCGATTTGGCGCAAAGCCTGCCCGCCTCTGCTGCCGAACTGATCGGCGGGCAACTGGAAGCCGTGGTCGAAACGTCGGGCAGCACGAAGGGGCTTGGCCTTCTCCTCGCCCTCGCCCTCGCCCTTTTCGGCGCGCGCAACGCGGCGGCTTCGGCAGTAACGGCCATCGCCATGGCGTACGAGGACGAGGGACAACGCAGCTTCGTGCGCGCAAACCTCTTCGCGCTGGCGATCACGCTCGCGGGCCTCCTGGGCATGGGCCTTGTGGTCCTCGCGCTGGCAGCAACCGCAGCCCTGGCCGGGATCTTGCCCGAGCTATCCGGGTTGGGTCGCTTCATCGGCCAATTGGCGAGCTACCTTATCCTCGGTGCGGCAGGCACGGCGGGCATCGCGTTCCTTTACCGCAGGTCTCCACCGGCGATGCAGCCCGGCTGGCGGCAGGTCCTGCCCGGTGCCATCGTGTCCTCTGTCGCGATCATGGCGCTTACAGCCCTGTTCGGGTATTACGTTGCGAACTTCGGTAATTATAATGCGACTTACGGCTCGCTCGGCGCGGTTGTCGTCCTGCTTACCTGGCTCTACCTTTCCGCCTATGCAGTGCTGTTCGGAGCCGAAATTGCCGCAGTACGCGGGCGCTAGTGCTCCGACACGAGCTTGGTGTTTCGCGGGTAGAAATTGTGTCCCCAGTATGTTATATACTTGCCCAACTGTTCGCTCCGGGTCGGGCGACAGGCGGATAGAAAGGCAGGTTTCCGCATCCACCACCATCCTGGAATTGCGTTCTGCTGCCTGCCAGCGGAAGGTTATTCCTGTATTGTGACATGCGGCGATCTGCCCATTGAAAGGACTGTCTATGGCCGCGAATGCGACCGCCTTTGAAGTCGGCGATTACGTTGTTTATCCCAAGCACGGCGTTGGCCGTGTGATCGAACTGCAGAATGAAGAAATTGCCGGAATGCAGCTCGAATTGTATGTGCTGCGTTTCGAAAAGGAGCGGATGACGCTCCGCGTACCGACCAACAAGGTCGAAGCCATCGGGATGCGCAAGCTTTCCAGCGACAAGACGCTGAAGGAAGCGATGGAAACGCTGAAGGGCAAGCCGCGCGTCAAGCGGACCATGTGGAGCCGCCGCGCGCAGGAATACGAAGCCAAGATCAATTCGGGCGATCTCGTCTCGATTGCCGAGGTGACGCGTGACCTGTTCCGTCCCGAAGACCAGCCCGAGCAGAGCTATTCCGAACGGCAGATCTTCGAAGCCGCTTCCAGCCGCCTTGCGCGTGAACTGGCCGCGATGGAAAAGACCGACGAGCCGGCGGCGCTCAACAAGATTCTCGACGTGCTGAAAGAGCACGCGCCGCAGTATTACGATACGGCAGAGGACGCCTGACCCAGTCGTTCTGACCACCGTAACTGACCGAAAAGGGCCGTTCACCGGGGTGTGAGCGGCCCTTTTTCATGGGCTTCGGGGTTCTGCGAACTCCGAATCCGGCTCGACCAGCGACTTTGCTGAAACTCCAGCGTCTGTGTATTATTCCTACAATACACAGGAGGAGAATTCGATGCGAATAGGCTCGGTCTTTGGCAAACTCGGTCCCGTAATGGCGCTTGCAGCAGCCATTGGCCTCTCGGGCTGCGATGGCATGAATGTCAATTTCGGTGGCGCGGAAGGCGTTCCACTCGAGGAGCTCGACTTGGGAGGCGGCCCGCCTGCCGGCTTGGCGCTGGGCGGGCCGGACTCCGTGGTAATCACCACCGGCGATACATTTTCCGTCGCTGTCGAAGGCAGTGCAGCCGCAACCGAGCGCATGCGCTTCGTGCTCGACGAACACACTCTCGCCATCGGCCGCGAATCGGGAGACTGGGGCGACAGCGATGTGGCAACGGTCATCATCACGATGCCCGCACCGGACAGCATTGCCATCGGCGGATCAGGACGCGTGACCACTGACGGGCTCGCGAGCGATGCCGAACTTATCGTGGGCGGATCGGGCGAGGTGGTGGCCAGCGGAATCGATGGCGACAGACTCGAGGTGGTGCTCGGCGGCAGTGGCCGTGTGCGCGCTTCGGGGGCCGCAGAGAGGATGAATCTGACTATCGGCGGCAGCGGGACGGCGGATATGGCCGAATTGCAGGTCGGAGATGCTGAAGTGAATATCGGCGGCTCCGGCAATGCCACCTTTGCTTCGGATGGAACCGTCGAAGCCAATGTCGCCGGATCGGGAACGGTGCGGGTGCGCGGATCGGCTGAGTGCACGATCAATTCGGTCGGTTCGGGCAGCTTGATCTGTGAACCGGCGGGGCCTGCGGGCGACGCGGCGAGCGAAGGAGGGCCCGCCTAAATTCATTGCCCGCTCAGGCGCGCGGGTTCATGAAAGGGGTTGGCGGATTGTTCCGCCGGCCCCTTATCGCATGAGGTTGCCATGCCGCGTTCCGCTGTCCTGCTTGCACCGGCGCTCATATTCGCCCTTGGCGGCTGCGTTGCCAAGACGCTGGTCGATGTCGCAACCCTGCCGGTCCGCGGGGCGGTTCAGGCCGCCGACTGGGCCACCACCAGCCAGGATGAGCAGGACCGTGCCCGAGGCCGGGAAATCCGCCAACGCGAGGAACGACTCGGCGAATTGCAGGGCGATTACGAGGAAGCGGAGGATGAATGCGTTGGCGGCGATAATGAAGCCTGCCGCCGTGCGGTCGCCATCCGGCAGGAAATGGATGAACTGCTGCCTTCGATTCCTGTGGAGCCGGTTGAACCCGATTAAGAGGCCTCAGCGCGACGCAAGCGATCGTTGATCGCATCGCCCATGCCGTAGTGCGGGATGGGGGCGACGCAGATTATCGGACACGGTGATGCAGCCGCCTGGTGCAGGCAGTCATAGAGACGCGCCGCCGCTTCGGCGAGATCTCCATCCGCCGAAAGATTCACATCACCGGTCACGGCCCCGAAACCGATGACGAAACTATCCGGCAATGGTTCCCCGCAATCTAGGATCACCGGCTTGCCCGGCGAATAGTGCTTCGCCAGTTGTCCCGGCGCTTCGACAGTCGCGCCGCGCGACTTTTCCTCCGGGCCGAGCAGCAAGCCGAGTTCCTCATGTGACACTGGGCCGGGGCGCAGCATTTGCCAGCCGCCACCGGGACGCAACGCCACAATCGTGGATTCCAGCCCTTCGGTGCACGGTCCGCCGTCCACCACCGGCGGCGAATCGGCACCGAAGGAGGCCAGCACATGCGCGGGTCTGGTCGGGCTGACGGCGTAACTGCGATTGGCCGAAGGCGCGGCGAGCGGCACGCCGGTCTCAGCGAGTATGCGAGCAGCCACCGGATGCGCAGGCTGGCGCAGGGCGATGGTCGGCAGGCCGGCTGTGACTGCCCGGGCAATCCCGCCATCGGCGCGCGCCGGAAGCACCAGCGTGAGCGGGCCGGGCCAGTAGCGATCCGCCAGATCGAGGGCGCGCTGACCGAATTGCGCCAGCCTTTGCGCCATTTCCAGCGAGCCCACATGGACGATCAGCGGATTGAACTCCGGCCGCCCCTTGGCACGATAGATA includes the following:
- a CDS encoding ferredoxin family protein, whose amino-acid sequence is MTYVVTDACIKCKYTDCVEVCPVDCFYEGENMLVINPSECIDCGVCEPECPAEAILPDTEGGLEKWLELNTKFSAEWPNITEKKEPPADADEHKGEEGKFEAYFSEAPGEGD
- a CDS encoding RNA-binding S4 domain-containing protein, with the protein product MRIDLLLCRLRFAKSRSVAQRWIAEGHMRCNGARVTRSGLTVAAGDVLTLPMGQSVKVIAVDMLPERRGPASEARLHYRELDAGNPFAIGPADQQKGLSPP
- a CDS encoding M23 family metallopeptidase; this translates as MFKDRQCGEDGFAGGDFPPAALSHAQAIEPAAESSGPHISGKRRITRVSSVSSRLGEWRSRASSALSSIDIAPDLARDIGSRRWLRGVATLIGLSALAIGAWPGFSPVEAAPAMRIDDHVRDEFRSQMIMPLALGADSGRRMGATFAVAELESAPERPSLALVATLAQGDGFDRMLQRAGVGGDEANQIARMIASAVPISDIDPGTQVDITLGRRTSANTPRPVDALSFRARFDLQLVVERQGGRLVLDPRPIMVDATPLRVRGTVGDSLYRSARAVGAPPSAVQQFLRTVGQEFDIDNDIVAGDEFDMIIDYRRAATGEIEVGDLLYAAVIRNDRPQVQLMRFGREGQFFDARGEGTRREGLIAPVSGAISSRYGMRRHPILGYRRMHSGLDFRASHGTPIYAATDGTVNYAGRNGGYGNFVRIRHEGNLSTGYAHMSRIAVRNGEQVRRGQVIGYVGSTGLSTGPHLHYEMYRNGQTIDPSTVRFVTRAQLSPEQMANFRQQLLRLQMVEAGAALADLPPDPSMNEAPVREIDRIENRQRVD
- the hemB gene encoding porphobilinogen synthase, which gives rise to MNRSYPNTRLRRTRAHSWSRAMVRETLLTPADLIWPLFVTDGSGVEEPVASLPGVSRWSVDLIVVRAKEAVGLGIPCIALFPNTQGNLRSDDGAEALNPDNLMCRAIRAIKQACGNDLGVLTDVALDPYTSHGQDGLLDAHGYVANDDTVAMLVDQAVNQAEAGADIIAPSDMMDGRVRAIRMALEMGGHHNVQIMAYAAKYASAFYGPFRDAVGSGGLLKGDKKTYQMDPANGEEALAEVALDIAEGADSVMVKPGLAYLDIVWRVKQRFEVPVYAYQVSGEYALIEAGAAAGVADRNALLMEKLIGFKRAGCSGVLTYHAPVAARLLNG
- a CDS encoding GNAT family N-acetyltransferase, with product MAEFRHETQRLILRDWRPEDWAEQWRVTDTPNVMRWLGGLLGEEGRAAQIARIETCQAANGFCFWLVERKADGGHLSHEMLGMCGLKRADAPGSTVTGMMEVGWRFREDSWGQGFAKEAASAALDLAFSRFGADDVVALTVAGNTPSWGLMKKLGMQRRPELDYIDVRYSEELNPTIVHTITAGEWGRNRQ
- a CDS encoding helicase → MCGHASGAIGFPLRLLAREVYDKVCAIKGEAACALITGEERIEPPNARYFLCTAEAMPPDGGGRAFVALDEAQLAAGRERGHIFTDRLLHARGRDETMLLGSATLEPMVRKLLPRAQIEGRPRFSTLSHAGACKLSRLPPRSAIVAFSVEQVYQVAELLRRFRGGAAVVMGALSPQTRNRQVELFQSGEVDYIVATDAIGMGLNLDVHHVAFAGLSKFDGVRQRRLTPAEMAQIAGRAGRHQTDGTFGTVSGAGRGGAPLEFTEEEVYAIEQHRFAPLTHLFWRNPAPRFDSLERLVADLEARPQRDGLVPAPEAIDLTVLKRLAEQPEIVDGVTTPGQVQRFWEVCQLPDFRQLGADNHARFVARLWEDMRHGHIGADYVSARVAELGNTSGDIDTLQGRLLAIRSWAYICQRPDWVLARDEMAARARAAEARLSDALHQKLTERFVNRRTAVLMKGMGKDAGLLRVNLEQDGRVTVEGQAIGHLEGFRFVVDADASQEDRKLMLAAAEKHMPALLAIKANSLIADALGELTIADGAVMRGEQKVATLEKGKSVTAPRIVMAKELGQLDPAALARMTEALAVWLEAQLAPLAPLKALEEAAEDPEAGSEVRALLLTLVARNGTVKREDAGLAHVPKEKRPFLRKLGVSIGSLDVYVPALLKPAPRLLLHALALDRRDVQPGMVAVIEASERPHAGYRRAGTQAIRLDMAERLFRAAHESRAKSARDTGAKGFPVDLALPTSMGLSPDSFRSLMKDAGFRPGQAEEMPEGVYGPPRPLPWTWRAPRKDSAQARPARPPRRERPKTDKPRGEQSTGEKPRQPRGDRKPHGKGKSQSDAKPQGGERRGPPPERREPRDPRPPAYRPATGKALAGLADLFKR
- a CDS encoding threonylcarbamoyl-AMP synthase, with protein sequence MSGKEPRILAPDAEGVAEAAALLRAGQLVAIPTETVYGLAARADSAEAVARIYRAKGRPEFNPLIVHVGSLEMAQRLAQFGQRALDLADRYWPGPLTLVLPARADGGIARAVTAGLPTIALRQPAHPVAARILAETGVPLAAPSANRSYAVSPTRPAHVLASFGADSPPVVDGGPCTEGLESTIVALRPGGGWQMLRPGPVSHEELGLLLGPEEKSRGATVEAPGQLAKHYSPGKPVILDCGEPLPDSFVIGFGAVTGDVNLSADGDLAEAAARLYDCLHQAAASPCPIICVAPIPHYGMGDAINDRLRRAEAS
- a CDS encoding YihY/virulence factor BrkB family protein, coding for MGFTDDLKRAWTAGGRDNISILAAGISYYVFLAIVPLLAAAVLGYGLVADPELVAQHIADLAQSLPASAAELIGGQLEAVVETSGSTKGLGLLLALALALFGARNAAASAVTAIAMAYEDEGQRSFVRANLFALAITLAGLLGMGLVVLALAATAALAGILPELSGLGRFIGQLASYLILGAAGTAGIAFLYRRSPPAMQPGWRQVLPGAIVSSVAIMALTALFGYYVANFGNYNATYGSLGAVVVLLTWLYLSAYAVLFGAEIAAVRGR
- a CDS encoding DUF2807 domain-containing protein encodes the protein MNVNFGGAEGVPLEELDLGGGPPAGLALGGPDSVVITTGDTFSVAVEGSAAATERMRFVLDEHTLAIGRESGDWGDSDVATVIITMPAPDSIAIGGSGRVTTDGLASDAELIVGGSGEVVASGIDGDRLEVVLGGSGRVRASGAAERMNLTIGGSGTADMAELQVGDAEVNIGGSGNATFASDGTVEANVAGSGTVRVRGSAECTINSVGSGSLICEPAGPAGDAASEGGPA
- a CDS encoding CarD family transcriptional regulator — its product is MAANATAFEVGDYVVYPKHGVGRVIELQNEEIAGMQLELYVLRFEKERMTLRVPTNKVEAIGMRKLSSDKTLKEAMETLKGKPRVKRTMWSRRAQEYEAKINSGDLVSIAEVTRDLFRPEDQPEQSYSERQIFEAASSRLARELAAMEKTDEPAALNKILDVLKEHAPQYYDTAEDA